A stretch of the Theileria equi strain WA chromosome 1, complete sequence genome encodes the following:
- a CDS encoding signal peptide-containing protein (encoded by transcript BEWA_028390A), translating to MNATVLLLLVLGFYGSVCSDQAPEDVKGRDLEEEEEENVDSTFSSFAENLRGTFTLDRANDGSALPGSEGESQPLIHTGLVYGEFCHETSTSTPETSGQAASESSTPEGPESGTENKGRRDNTESPSGALLIGTALSYAGSLLSSGIWEAGRIAGSAGLYTVNYVYENAPAVGTSIANATSSTMQYVYDSVPAVKDTIADATSATINYVWDATPAVTSAVLDGACYALEGATSLVSDGLGAVSDSLGIVRLVVPI from the exons ATGAACGCTACAGTTCTCCTTTTGTTGGTTTTGGGGTTTTACGGTTCAGTGTGTAGCGACCAGGCCCCGGAAGATGTCAAAGGAAGAGATctggaagaggaagaagaagagaatgtagACTCGactttttcttcctttgcCGAAAACCTCAGGGGCACATTCACTCTAGATAGAGCCAATGATG GCTCCGCACTCCCAGGGAGTGAAGGAGAATCGCAGCCCTTGATACACACGGGCCTTGTCTATGGAGAATTTTGCCATGAAACATCAACCAGTACACCAGAGACTAGTGGTCAGGCGGCTTCAGAGAGTTCCACACCTGAAGGACCCGAGTCTGGTACCGAGAATAagggaagaagagataACACCGAATCCCCCAGTGGCGCTCTGCTAATTGGAACTGCACTTTCATACGCTGGAAGTTTGCTCTCTTCCGGCATCTGGGAAGCTGGCAGAATAGCCGGGAGTGCAGGCTTGTATACCGTGAATTACGTCTATGAAAATGCTCCAGCTGTTGGAACTTCCATTGCGAATGCAACAAGTTCCACTATGCAATATGTTTACGACTCCGTTCCAGCAGTCAAGGATACGATTGCAGACGCCACAAGCGCTACCATAAACTACGTATGGGATGCAACTCCAGCAGTCACTAGTGCTGTTCTCGATGGAGCGTGTTATGCTTTAGAAGGTGCTACTTCGTTGGTCTCCGACGGTTTGGGGGCGGTTAGCGATTCTTTGGGGATAGTAAGATTAGTAGTACCCATTTAA
- a CDS encoding hypothetical protein (encoded by transcript BEWA_028380A) yields MGISVFIPLGLLYLCLAPWWNLGSLDAIPSLPSADALDQSTSIPEGFHGSNVPSEDSGGADSAHSSSAINTSSQPPELDIGTDGTGVKCSVYFVPSKVFVSQGVAGWSSVSHNGAPIWKAAEPKTKGKCFYCIAFMRGNEPVILHMHVQHDDRFKDLYFTRNKDKWKTFGTGFKKSVAKLMTNVSALGSHTMNLFSDTNRPECRIMQGTVSTIPVRLYIPQPGHRFTQLEFKKKHLWSSKDDLILLVKVYSRYPNQCLAMVRTNRRDFYILAVDDVAYLMSQTSFSMKIRSLLDDKLVVSTKVDISDHNEEEYSIFDCEIDDVDTRLFIPKLSFNKIVDGETVIWEAHTEFERCTYLKAHYRSVDSVMIYFIKEDNFGVTECAFGRFKGIKWVPMNYYHRDVQRLVMGTAFIDGFLLDLEDVEESQECYVFETELFGLCTTIFVPKSGFYTTRIAYGDVILHTCAQDRSERTKIIYVHRYSSSVEIIMAVLQDYEDAIEYYFMKEGDAFYSLGWERFMERLQKMKSKELQRHFCSLNLLYTDGTRYKVFEVPIDGISAKVLVPKEDTFANRIMDGKRIIWETTRGGERCLFSIVYLKEEDPALVYLLRKLPNKTEDVFLVKSSKKKLPDWKKWKSTNSYGKELEKLAADYKRASSMSITKFVLDLAGDSLKSSDSVSKSPRLSDDNNRYNLIVFSISGAKAFLYIPKPGYLANEVLFEKRSLWKDKRERCIYALVHCNDKEEQFISLLIRGSGSRVKNKRFVRSGNKWKSNRKYGSKVSNLIDDKLFDNLEERRMNPDL; encoded by the coding sequence ATGGGCATTTCGGTGTTCATTCCTTTGGGTTTGTTGTATTTGTGTCTTGCACCTTGGTGGAATTTGGGGTCTCTCGATGCTATTCcctctcttccttccgCCGATGCCCTCGATCAATCCACGTCTATTCCCGAAGGTTTTCACGGGTCAAACGTTCCTTCTGAGGACTCTGGAGGTGCAGATTCTGcccattcttcctctgccATCAACACCTCTTCTCAACCTCCGGAACTAGACATTGGAACTGATGGAACGGGAGTTAAATGCAGCGTCTACTTTGTGCCGTCCAAAGTCTTTGTATCGCAGGGTGTCGCTGGCTGGAGTTCCGTCTCGCACAATGGAGCGCCCATATGGAAGGCTGCTGAGCCAAAGACTAAAGGCAAATGCTTCTACTGCATCGCATTCATGAGGGGCAACGAACCGGTCATTCTTCACATGCATGTTCAACATGATGATCGCTTCAAGGACCTCTACTTTACCAGGAATAAAGACAAGTGGAAGACCTTTGGAACTGGCTTCAAGAAGAGCGTAGCCAAACTCATGACGAATGTTTCAGCTCTGGGAAGCCATACAATGAATCTTTTCTCTGACACCAACCGTCCGGAATGTAGAATAATGCAGGGAACAGTATCAACGATCCCCGTTCGTTTGTATATTCCGCAGCCGGGGCACAGGTTTACCCAGTTGGAGTTTAAGAAGAAACATCTTTGGAGCTCTAAAGACGATCTAATTCTCCTTGTAAAGGTATACTCACGTTATCCAAATCAGTGTCTTGCAATGGTCAGAACAAACCGTAGagatttttatattttggCCGTTGACGATGTAGCATACCTCATGTCTCAAACTAGCTTTTCCATGAAGATAAGATCCTTGTTAGATGATAAACTTGTTGTTTCAACCAAGGTCGACATTTCTGATCACAATGAAGAGGAATATTCCATATTCGATTGCGAAATTGACGATGTTGATACGCGTCTgtttataccaaaattgAGCTTCAACAAAATCGTAGATGGTGAGACCGTGATATGGGAGGCGCACACTGAATTTGAGCGCTGTACATACCTCAAGGCCCACTATAGATCCGTGGACAGTGTCATGATTTACTTCATAAAGGAGGACAACTTTGGGGTAACTGAATGCGCATTTGGAAGATTCAAGGGGATTAAATGGGTACCCATGAATTATTATCACCGCGATGTCCAGCGACTTGTAATGGGTACAGCGTTTATTGATGGGTTCCTTCTTGATCTTGAAGATGTGGAGGAAAGTCAGGAATGCTACGTATTTGAGACTGAGCTCTTTGGCCTTTGCACCACCATTTTCGTTCCAAAGTCTGGTTTCTATACCACGAGGATCGCTTACGGAGATGTCATTCTCCATACATGCGCACAGGACAGGTCTGAGAGGACCAAGATTATCTACGTCCATCGCTACAGTAGCTCCGTAGAGATCATTATGGCCGTGCTTCAGGACTATGAAGATGCTATTGAGTACTACTTTATGAAGGAAGGTGATGCTTTCTACAGCTTAGGATGGGAAAGGTTTATGGAACGATTGCAAAAGATGAAGAGCAAGGAACTCCAGCGCCACTTTTGTTCCCTTAACCTTTTATACACTGATGGTACCAGGTATAAAGTATTTGAGGTACCAATTGACGGCATTTCTGCCAAGGTACTCGTGCCAAAGGAGGATACTTTTGCCAACAGGATCATGGACGGGAAAAGGATAATTTGGGAGACTACCCGGGGAGGAGAGAGGTGTCTATTTTCCATTGTGTATCTGAAAGAGGAAGACCCAGCCCTAGTTTATCTGCTTAGGAAACTTCCAAATAAGACTGAAGATGTGTTTTTGGTGAAATCTAGCAAGAAAAAACTCCCAGACTGGAAAAAGTGGAAATCTACAAATAGCTACGGCAAGGAACTAGAGAAGCTTGCGGCAGATTATAAACGGGCTTCGTCTATGAGCATAACAAAATTCGTTCTTGACCTTGCTGGAGACTCTCTTAAAAGCTCAGATTCTGTTTCGAAATCCCCGAGGCTATCAGATGATAACAACAGGTACAATCTCAttgtattttccatctcTGGAGCAAAGGCGTTTTTATACATACCCAAACCAGGGTATCTTGCGAATGAGGTTCTCTTTGAAAAAAGGTCATTGTGGAAGGATAAAAGAGAGAGATGTATATATGCCTTGGTTCACTGCAACgacaaggaagaacaaTTTATTAGTCTACTCATCAGAGGATCAGGCAGTAGAGTTAAAAACAAGAGATTTGTACGCAGTGGAAACAAGTGGAAATCCAATCGAAAGTACGGTTCGAAAGTTTCAAATTTAATTGATGATAAATTGTTTGACAATCTAGAAgaaaggagaatgaatcCCGATTTGTAA